From the genome of Flavobacterium luteolum, one region includes:
- a CDS encoding cation:proton antiporter — MNKIKNSLFYVTIIGGFTALIYWVISKGVSLEAGRHIVKKSVESNHWKDFLHSMVDNLQHPLAILLAQIITIILVARLFGWFFRKIGQPSVIGEMIAGIVLGPSLVGMYFPEFSAALFPKESLGNLQFLSQIGLILFMFVIGMELDLKVLKNKAHDAVVISHASIVIPFALGLSLAYFIYETFAPQGVEFSSFGLFMGIAMSITAFPVLARIVQERGMQKTKLGTIAITCAAADDITAWCILAVVIAIVKAGSLSSSLYVIGMAILYVIIMLKIVRPFLKRVGDLNATRESLNKPVVAIFFITLLISAYASELIGIHALFGAFLAGAIMPENNKFRNIFIEKVEDVSIIVLLPLFFVFTGLRTQIGLLNDPELWKITGLIILVAVVGKFFGSALAAKFMGQNWKDSLAIGALMNTRGLMELVVLNIGYDLGVLSAEIFTMMVIMALLTTFMTGPALDLIEFIFKDKVTAVPEEIGTKSKYKILLSFATPERGKKLLQIANSLVKKQGDNSVVAAMHVSLSTEVHSFDVKEHERKMLVPIIEESNRLNQNVVSLFKVSNDIDSDIIDTANQGEYDLLLVGLGQSIFDGTLLGKILGFTTRIVNPDRLIDKFTGKEGLFENSPFDERTRHIIAKSKMPVGIFIDKDLEEVNQVLMPVFNKEDAFLIEYAKKLINNNGSQITVLDAGGEVKNTREIQETIRSIEQIAPNHIMIMNDRTLKKEFLESQDLMIISLESWKKLIESQSIWLNNSPSVLILKP; from the coding sequence ATGAATAAGATTAAGAACTCTCTATTCTACGTAACAATTATTGGTGGTTTTACCGCCCTGATATATTGGGTAATTTCAAAAGGCGTCTCATTAGAAGCAGGACGTCATATTGTAAAGAAAAGCGTCGAAAGTAATCATTGGAAAGATTTTCTGCATTCGATGGTCGATAATTTACAGCATCCTTTGGCCATTTTATTGGCGCAGATTATTACTATAATTTTAGTGGCACGTTTGTTTGGCTGGTTTTTTAGAAAAATCGGACAACCTTCTGTAATTGGCGAAATGATTGCCGGAATTGTTTTAGGACCATCTTTGGTCGGAATGTATTTTCCGGAGTTTTCGGCCGCTTTATTTCCAAAAGAGTCTTTAGGAAATTTACAGTTTTTAAGCCAAATCGGTTTAATTCTTTTCATGTTTGTTATCGGAATGGAATTGGATCTGAAAGTCTTGAAAAATAAAGCACACGATGCGGTTGTTATCAGTCACGCTAGTATTGTCATTCCGTTTGCTTTAGGGTTGTCATTGGCTTATTTTATATATGAAACTTTTGCGCCTCAGGGAGTCGAATTTTCATCTTTCGGATTGTTTATGGGTATCGCGATGAGTATTACAGCTTTTCCTGTTTTGGCTAGAATTGTCCAAGAACGAGGCATGCAGAAAACCAAATTAGGAACCATTGCAATCACTTGTGCCGCTGCAGACGATATTACAGCTTGGTGTATTTTGGCAGTTGTTATTGCAATTGTAAAAGCAGGTTCGCTTTCAAGTTCATTATATGTAATCGGAATGGCGATTTTATATGTGATCATCATGTTAAAAATTGTTCGTCCGTTCTTAAAAAGAGTAGGGGATTTAAATGCAACGCGTGAAAGTTTAAATAAACCAGTTGTTGCTATTTTCTTTATTACGCTTTTAATTTCTGCTTATGCTTCAGAATTAATCGGAATCCATGCTTTGTTTGGTGCTTTCTTGGCTGGAGCAATTATGCCAGAAAACAATAAATTCAGAAACATATTTATTGAGAAAGTAGAAGATGTTTCAATCATTGTTTTATTGCCTTTGTTTTTTGTGTTTACAGGTTTGCGTACACAAATTGGATTATTGAACGATCCTGAATTATGGAAAATTACAGGTTTGATTATTTTGGTTGCTGTAGTTGGTAAATTCTTCGGAAGTGCTTTGGCGGCAAAATTTATGGGACAAAACTGGAAAGACAGTTTAGCAATTGGTGCCTTGATGAATACAAGAGGTTTAATGGAACTGGTAGTTTTAAATATCGGTTACGACCTTGGCGTGTTGTCTGCAGAAATTTTTACCATGATGGTAATTATGGCGTTGCTGACTACTTTTATGACTGGTCCAGCATTAGATCTTATCGAATTTATTTTTAAAGATAAAGTTACTGCTGTTCCAGAAGAAATTGGAACTAAGAGTAAATACAAAATCCTGCTTTCATTTGCTACTCCAGAAAGAGGTAAAAAACTACTTCAGATTGCTAATAGTTTGGTTAAAAAACAAGGAGATAATTCTGTTGTAGCAGCGATGCATGTGTCTTTAAGTACCGAAGTGCATTCTTTTGATGTTAAAGAACACGAACGCAAAATGCTGGTTCCGATTATCGAAGAATCAAATCGTCTAAATCAGAATGTGGTGAGTTTGTTTAAAGTTTCTAATGATATTGATTCAGATATTATTGATACGGCTAATCAAGGTGAATACGATTTATTGCTGGTTGGTTTAGGACAGTCTATTTTTGACGGAACTTTACTTGGGAAGATCCTTGGTTTTACGACCCGAATTGTAAATCCAGATCGTTTGATTGATAAGTTTACAGGAAAAGAAGGATTGTTTGAGAATTCTCCTTTTGATGAAAGAACACGTCATATTATTGCAAAGTCTAAAATGCCGGTCGGAATTTTTATTGATAAAGACCTGGAAGAAGTGAATCAGGTTCTGATGCCTGTTTTTAATAAAGAAGATGCCTTTTTGATTGAATATGCTAAAAAATTAATCAATAATAACGGTTCCCAAATTACAGTTTTAGATGCTGGTGGAGAAGTGAAAAATACAAGAGAAATTCAAGAAACCATTCGTTCCATTGAACAGATTGCCCCAAATCACATCATGATTATGAATGACAGAACCTTGAAAAAAGAGTTTTTAGAAAGCCAAGATTTGATGATTATCAGTCTGGAAAGCTGGAAAAAACTAATAGAATCTCAAAGTATTTGGTTAAATAATTCTCCATCAGTTTTGATCCTGAAGCCGTAA
- a CDS encoding cell division protein FtsX yields MSSNFDKFQKRRLISSYFSVVLSVFLVLFLLGVLGLFIINSKQLADDFKEKIAMTVFFKNEANDSIIKAFNTELKRAPFAKSFVYVSKEKAAKEHTDIIGEDFLTFLGENPLLNSYDIHLKADYVERDSIVKIESNFRKNAMISDIVYDKQLVNLVNDNIRKVSMWILIISGFLTVIAVLLINSSLRLSIHSNRFIIKTMQMVGATKAFIRKPFVMRSVKLGMLGAGLAIIALIALLLYVDTNFPGLGILEDKALTGLVLVAVFGLGVLITWVSTHFATQRFLNLRTDDLY; encoded by the coding sequence ATGAGTTCTAACTTTGATAAATTTCAAAAACGCAGGTTAATTTCCTCTTATTTTTCGGTAGTTTTAAGTGTATTCTTGGTATTATTCCTTTTGGGTGTACTAGGATTATTCATTATTAATTCGAAACAGTTGGCAGACGATTTTAAAGAAAAAATCGCCATGACCGTTTTCTTCAAAAATGAAGCTAATGACAGTATTATCAAAGCATTCAACACTGAACTTAAAAGAGCGCCTTTTGCTAAATCTTTTGTTTATGTATCGAAAGAAAAAGCAGCAAAAGAACACACTGATATTATCGGAGAAGACTTTTTAACCTTTTTAGGAGAAAATCCGTTATTGAATTCATACGACATTCACTTAAAAGCAGATTATGTAGAAAGAGACAGTATCGTTAAGATTGAAAGTAACTTTCGCAAAAATGCTATGATTTCAGATATTGTTTACGACAAACAATTGGTAAATCTTGTAAATGACAACATCAGAAAAGTAAGTATGTGGATTTTGATTATTAGTGGTTTCTTGACAGTAATTGCAGTTTTATTAATCAATAGTTCATTGCGTTTGTCTATACATTCAAATCGTTTTATTATCAAAACTATGCAGATGGTTGGAGCTACAAAAGCATTTATCCGTAAGCCGTTTGTAATGCGAAGCGTAAAACTTGGAATGCTTGGAGCTGGTTTAGCCATTATTGCTTTAATCGCGCTTTTATTATATGTAGACACTAATTTCCCTGGTTTAGGAATTCTAGAAGACAAAGCTTTAACTGGTTTAGTTTTAGTTGCTGTTTTCGGATTAGGAGTTCTAATTACCTGGGTAAGCACACATTTTGCAACACAGCGTTTCTTGAATTTAAGAACTGACGATCTTTATTAA
- a CDS encoding LytR/AlgR family response regulator transcription factor, with protein MNTKLKCLLLDDEIPGLTYLKMLCEQIPELEIVKTFNNPQKLLSDIPELDFDLLISDIEMPGMDGLHLAELLDHKLVIFCTAYKEYAADAFNIDAVDYITKPVRLERLQKAVSKALERFDKSDNSKKFIQLNTDKGKTLLYFNKIQYIKTALSDSRDKTVLLADGSFLNLKNVKFDTLLNELPDADFCRINKKEIVAVKAIKFFNHNEIVLHHLEENNKNTALILSETYRSDFLKKVKL; from the coding sequence TTGAATACAAAACTGAAATGCTTGCTTCTGGACGATGAGATTCCAGGATTGACTTATTTGAAAATGCTTTGCGAGCAAATTCCAGAATTGGAAATTGTAAAAACATTTAATAATCCGCAAAAACTATTATCTGATATTCCAGAACTGGATTTTGATCTTTTGATTTCGGATATCGAAATGCCAGGAATGGACGGTCTTCATTTGGCAGAACTGCTAGATCATAAATTGGTCATTTTTTGTACCGCGTATAAAGAATATGCAGCTGATGCTTTTAATATTGATGCTGTAGATTATATCACCAAACCTGTAAGATTAGAACGGCTTCAAAAAGCAGTTTCAAAAGCGCTGGAACGTTTCGATAAATCAGATAATTCAAAAAAGTTTATTCAGCTCAATACCGACAAAGGAAAAACGCTGCTGTATTTTAATAAAATTCAATATATAAAAACAGCTTTGAGCGATAGCCGAGACAAAACGGTTCTGCTTGCTGATGGAAGTTTTCTGAATTTGAAAAATGTAAAATTCGATACGCTTTTAAATGAATTGCCAGATGCCGATTTCTGTCGAATCAATAAAAAAGAAATTGTAGCTGTAAAAGCCATCAAATTCTTCAATCATAATGAGATTGTGCTTCATCATTTGGAAGAAAACAATAAAAATACAGCCTTAATTTTAAGTGAAACCTATCGTTCTGATTTTTTGAAAAAAGTAAAATTATAA
- a CDS encoding molybdopterin-dependent oxidoreductase: MKTKNYILVLLIAFSCSMCNSSKKEEKNSTEKTSETKEHEHATLSSEDSLKLANHTIEVKGDVEFPLQLTVDSLKKMKVATINNFKILGKNGEVKREVKTCKGVLLRDILEKAKIKQEDHKDRNFYIVERASDNYRATYSWAELFNNPTGDNAYILFEENGKPIKNGEMIAICKNDVRTGPRHVYWLKSIEVYKVK; this comes from the coding sequence ATGAAAACTAAAAATTACATTCTCGTTCTTTTAATTGCATTTTCATGCTCTATGTGCAATTCTTCAAAAAAAGAAGAAAAAAATTCAACTGAAAAAACTTCTGAAACCAAAGAACACGAACACGCAACTCTTTCTTCGGAAGACAGTTTAAAGCTAGCCAATCATACCATTGAAGTAAAAGGCGATGTTGAGTTTCCTCTACAATTAACTGTTGATTCTTTAAAGAAAATGAAAGTTGCAACAATTAATAATTTCAAAATTTTAGGTAAAAATGGAGAAGTAAAACGAGAAGTAAAAACCTGCAAAGGCGTTTTACTGAGAGACATTTTAGAAAAGGCCAAAATCAAACAGGAAGATCATAAAGACCGTAACTTTTACATTGTAGAAAGAGCTTCAGATAATTACAGAGCAACTTACTCATGGGCAGAACTTTTCAACAATCCTACGGGAGATAATGCCTATATTCTTTTTGAAGAAAATGGAAAACCAATTAAAAATGGAGAGATGATTGCAATTTGCAAAAATGATGTTCGAACTGGACCTCGACATGTTTATTGGCTAAAAAGCATTGAAGTTTATAAGGTTAAGTAA
- the pyrH gene encoding UMP kinase, whose product MKYKRILLKLSGEALMGDLQYGIDPKRLGEYADEIKQIHDKGVEIAIVIGGGNIFRGVAGASSGMDRVQGDYMGMLATVINGMALQGALEDKGMKTRLQTALKMESIAEPYIKRRADRHLEKGRIVIFGAGTGNPYFTTDTAAVLRGIEINADVILKGTRVDGVYDSDPEKNASAVKFDFISFDDVLKKGLNVMDTTAFTLSQENKLPIVVFDMNKIGNLLKICEGENIGTVVNI is encoded by the coding sequence ATGAAATATAAAAGAATTCTTCTTAAACTTAGCGGCGAAGCCTTAATGGGTGATTTACAATACGGTATTGACCCGAAAAGATTAGGCGAATATGCAGATGAAATCAAGCAGATTCACGACAAAGGAGTAGAAATTGCTATTGTTATTGGAGGAGGAAATATTTTTAGAGGCGTTGCCGGAGCAAGCTCAGGAATGGACAGAGTGCAAGGAGATTATATGGGAATGCTTGCAACTGTTATTAACGGAATGGCTTTGCAGGGCGCTCTTGAAGATAAAGGAATGAAAACGCGTCTGCAGACGGCTTTGAAAATGGAATCTATTGCAGAACCATACATTAAGAGAAGAGCTGACCGTCACCTTGAAAAAGGCAGAATTGTAATTTTTGGAGCTGGAACCGGAAATCCATATTTTACAACTGATACAGCTGCTGTTTTAAGAGGTATTGAAATTAATGCGGATGTTATCTTAAAAGGAACTCGCGTTGATGGTGTTTATGACTCTGATCCAGAAAAAAATGCTTCTGCTGTAAAATTTGATTTTATCTCATTTGACGACGTACTCAAAAAAGGATTAAATGTAATGGACACTACTGCATTTACCTTAAGCCAAGAAAACAAATTGCCAATCGTTGTTTTTGATATGAATAAAATCGGAAACCTTTTGAAAATCTGCGAAGGCGAAAATATCGGAACTGTAGTAAATATATAG
- a CDS encoding undecaprenyl-diphosphate phosphatase: protein MNYLQAILIAIVEGLTEYLPVSSTAHMIFTSSFFGIQEDDFVKLFQVSIQFGAILAVVVLYWKKFFDFTKINFYLKLACAVIPALILGKLFDDKIDAILGNPIPIAIVLILGGVILLFIDNYFKNPTIVNEEEITIKKAVTIGFWQCLAMMPGTSRSAASIIGGMQQGLTRQTAAEFSFFLAVPTMLAVTTYSLFLKTYEVSQLKGYELLTQSNDNLKMFLIGNVVAFIVAIIAIKFFIGIIKKFGFKPWGYYRIIVGILLLAYFSLNK, encoded by the coding sequence ATGAATTACTTACAAGCAATTCTTATTGCAATTGTAGAAGGCTTAACAGAATACTTACCTGTTTCTTCTACTGCTCACATGATATTTACAAGTTCTTTTTTTGGAATTCAGGAAGATGATTTTGTTAAACTATTTCAAGTTTCAATTCAATTTGGAGCCATTTTAGCTGTTGTTGTTTTATACTGGAAAAAGTTTTTTGATTTCACTAAAATCAATTTCTACCTTAAATTAGCTTGCGCAGTTATTCCTGCATTGATTTTAGGAAAATTATTTGATGATAAGATTGATGCAATTTTAGGAAATCCGATCCCAATTGCTATTGTGTTAATCCTTGGCGGTGTAATTTTACTATTTATTGATAATTATTTTAAAAATCCAACAATTGTCAATGAAGAAGAAATTACAATAAAAAAAGCAGTTACTATCGGTTTTTGGCAATGTCTTGCAATGATGCCTGGAACAAGCCGTTCGGCAGCTTCTATAATTGGAGGTATGCAACAAGGCCTTACAAGACAAACTGCAGCTGAATTCTCTTTTTTCTTAGCGGTTCCAACTATGCTTGCCGTTACAACTTATTCCTTATTTCTAAAAACATATGAAGTTTCACAATTAAAAGGATACGAATTATTAACACAATCAAATGATAACCTTAAAATGTTCTTAATTGGAAACGTTGTAGCATTTATAGTTGCTATCATAGCTATAAAATTCTTCATCGGAATTATCAAAAAATTTGGTTTTAAACCTTGGGGCTATTATCGCATTATAGTTGGAATCCTTTTATTAGCTTATTTTTCTTTAAATAAATAG
- a CDS encoding DUF3098 domain-containing protein: MKNNNKEEQQVRKQEFLFDSINYKILLIGIAVIALGFILMSGGGSKDPNVFNEEIFNFRRIRLAPTTVLIGFGITIYSIFKKSK, from the coding sequence ATGAAAAACAATAATAAAGAAGAACAACAAGTTCGAAAACAGGAATTCCTTTTTGACAGCATCAATTATAAGATTTTATTGATTGGTATTGCTGTAATTGCACTCGGATTTATTTTAATGTCTGGTGGAGGAAGTAAAGATCCAAATGTTTTTAACGAAGAAATTTTTAATTTTAGACGTATTCGTTTAGCACCGACAACTGTTTTAATCGGTTTTGGAATCACGATTTATTCTATATTCAAAAAATCTAAATAG
- the frr gene encoding ribosome recycling factor, which yields MTEEIDFILESTEESMNGTIAHLEKEFLNIRAGKASPAMLGGVFVDYYGSATPLSQVSKISVPDARTITLQPFEKNMLQAIEKAILIANIGFNPMNNGDMVIISVPPLTEERRRDLAKQAKSEAEDAKIGIRNSRKDANTDIKKLEKEGTSEDICKSAEEEVQNLTNAYIKKIDELLAAKEAEIMKV from the coding sequence ATGACTGAAGAAATAGACTTTATTTTAGAAAGTACTGAGGAATCAATGAATGGTACTATTGCACACTTAGAGAAAGAATTTCTTAATATTCGTGCAGGAAAAGCTTCTCCAGCTATGCTTGGAGGTGTTTTTGTAGATTATTACGGATCTGCAACACCGCTTTCTCAAGTATCTAAAATTAGTGTTCCAGATGCTAGAACAATTACATTACAGCCATTTGAAAAAAATATGCTGCAAGCAATTGAAAAAGCAATCTTAATCGCTAACATTGGTTTCAACCCAATGAATAATGGAGATATGGTAATCATTAGCGTACCGCCATTAACAGAAGAGCGTCGTCGTGATTTGGCTAAACAAGCAAAATCTGAAGCTGAAGATGCTAAAATTGGTATTCGTAACTCTCGTAAAGATGCTAATACTGATATCAAAAAATTAGAAAAAGAAGGAACTTCAGAAGACATCTGTAAATCGGCAGAAGAAGAAGTTCAGAACTTAACAAACGCTTATATTAAAAAAATTGATGAGTTATTGGCTGCAAAAGAAGCCGAAATCATGAAAGTATAA
- a CDS encoding DUF5686 family protein: protein MKLFCFLTLFFTLTLQAQIQINGIVTDSNNKPLPFATITTSENNNTITDVDGKFIFKISNSATSLTVSYIGFKSKTIALINSKTFYSISLLQQTDDLKEVVVSNENPALTIIKKVIANKATNDPQKKLNNFEYKTYNKLIVTANPDSIDGRIDTSAAYKDLNKKIINIDSSDYKFKEIVSKQHLFQTEKVSQYQFGNNKLKETVLGTKIAGFKQPIYEVLAFNLQSISIYDSKYELFETKYENPISKNAPSSYTYKLLDTVSIRGRDTYMIYFKNKSKHRASGLEGVLYIDKENYAVAKAVMRVKGVLDISGIHEFEYIPKEKIWFQSNTTFKIVKGKNDDDIRILGGTIQFDGDVEENLERRKKVASDFTYLLSESNSFDIRVNTDAPIKNPSLYIEIKDDAAKKPESFWEAYRKENLDLKSQKTYLLLDSLSVRNRIEKRLGIGRKIINGFYPIAPVDLDLKKIISYNNYEGFRLGIGGITNDRLSKYFRVEGYGAYGTKDGVFKYSVGGGVLLDKHTNTWLNGYYADDVREIASTVFSVDKRVFKIYDPRPINISTFYEYVGWRANVQTKFIPKTEAVLELSRNYIEPKFDYLYNLNGKLYSNYIMTTAMLSIVWAPFSNYMQTPTGRNESDKKFPRFTFQYTQSLPNVFENDFTFSKIDFKAEYEKQYLNRQKTGLLLQAGLAMGDVPITHLYNTAPNNLTKETVVQRITFAGRNAFETMYFNEFFSSQYLMFQIKHGFDRLTILRKVRPSLVLVTRMAWGSMEKPEQHVGPAYKTLDKGYFESGIELNKIFKGFGLGGFYRYGPNQLLRFEDNIAVKISYVLDLGL, encoded by the coding sequence ATGAAGCTATTTTGTTTTTTGACTTTGTTTTTTACGCTTACCCTTCAGGCGCAAATTCAAATAAACGGAATCGTAACCGATTCAAACAACAAACCACTTCCGTTTGCCACCATTACCACTTCAGAAAACAATAACACAATTACAGATGTTGACGGTAAGTTTATTTTCAAAATTAGCAACTCAGCCACATCGCTTACTGTTTCTTATATAGGTTTTAAGTCAAAAACCATTGCTTTAATCAACAGCAAAACTTTTTATTCAATCTCACTTTTGCAACAAACCGATGATTTAAAAGAAGTTGTTGTTTCTAATGAAAACCCGGCTCTAACGATAATAAAAAAAGTTATTGCCAATAAAGCTACAAATGATCCTCAGAAAAAGCTCAATAATTTTGAATATAAAACCTATAACAAACTTATTGTAACCGCAAATCCAGATTCGATTGACGGCCGTATTGATACTTCGGCGGCGTACAAAGATTTAAATAAAAAAATCATCAATATCGATTCTTCCGATTATAAATTTAAAGAAATTGTAAGCAAGCAGCATTTGTTTCAGACGGAGAAAGTTTCGCAATATCAATTCGGAAATAACAAATTGAAGGAAACTGTTTTAGGAACAAAAATAGCTGGTTTCAAACAGCCTATTTATGAAGTTCTGGCTTTCAACCTTCAATCTATTTCAATTTACGATTCGAAGTACGAATTATTTGAAACTAAATATGAAAATCCGATTTCGAAAAATGCTCCTTCAAGCTACACTTACAAACTCTTAGACACTGTTAGTATACGAGGCCGCGATACGTACATGATTTATTTCAAAAACAAATCAAAACACAGAGCTTCAGGATTAGAAGGGGTTTTATATATTGATAAAGAAAATTACGCTGTCGCGAAAGCGGTAATGCGCGTTAAAGGCGTTTTAGACATTAGCGGTATTCATGAATTTGAATATATTCCGAAAGAGAAAATCTGGTTTCAGAGCAATACCACTTTTAAAATCGTAAAAGGAAAAAATGATGACGATATTCGAATTTTAGGAGGTACTATTCAATTTGACGGAGATGTTGAAGAGAACTTAGAGCGCAGAAAAAAAGTGGCTTCCGATTTTACTTATCTGCTTTCAGAGAGCAATAGTTTTGACATTCGCGTGAATACCGACGCTCCGATAAAAAACCCTTCGCTTTACATCGAAATAAAAGACGATGCGGCCAAAAAGCCCGAAAGTTTCTGGGAAGCTTACCGAAAGGAAAATCTTGACTTAAAAAGCCAGAAAACCTATTTATTACTAGACAGTCTTTCTGTTCGAAATAGGATTGAAAAACGTTTAGGGATTGGACGAAAAATCATTAACGGTTTTTACCCAATTGCCCCAGTCGATTTAGATTTAAAAAAGATTATAAGCTACAACAATTATGAAGGTTTTCGTCTTGGTATAGGCGGGATTACAAATGACCGTTTGTCTAAATATTTCCGTGTTGAAGGCTATGGTGCTTACGGAACAAAAGATGGTGTTTTTAAATATAGCGTCGGTGGTGGCGTTTTGTTAGACAAACACACCAACACTTGGCTTAATGGTTATTATGCCGACGATGTTCGAGAGATAGCAAGTACCGTTTTTAGCGTTGATAAACGCGTTTTTAAAATTTACGATCCGCGTCCAATCAACATTAGTACTTTTTACGAATATGTGGGATGGCGTGCAAATGTTCAAACCAAATTTATTCCGAAAACAGAGGCTGTTTTAGAACTTTCGCGAAATTATATCGAACCAAAATTTGACTATCTCTATAATCTAAACGGAAAACTGTATTCTAATTATATTATGACCACAGCAATGCTTTCTATTGTCTGGGCACCTTTTAGTAATTATATGCAAACTCCGACGGGAAGAAACGAAAGCGATAAAAAATTTCCGAGGTTTACTTTTCAATATACTCAATCTTTGCCAAATGTTTTTGAAAATGATTTTACTTTTAGCAAAATAGATTTTAAAGCCGAATACGAAAAACAATACTTAAACCGCCAGAAAACAGGTTTGCTTTTACAAGCTGGTTTGGCAATGGGAGATGTTCCTATAACGCATTTGTACAACACTGCTCCGAATAACTTAACAAAAGAAACGGTTGTTCAGCGTATCACTTTTGCAGGACGAAATGCTTTTGAAACCATGTATTTTAATGAATTCTTTTCAAGCCAATATCTGATGTTTCAAATTAAACATGGTTTTGACCGACTTACAATTTTAAGAAAAGTAAGACCATCTCTAGTTTTAGTTACGAGAATGGCTTGGGGAAGTATGGAAAAACCAGAACAGCATGTTGGTCCAGCTTACAAAACTTTGGATAAAGGTTATTTTGAATCAGGAATCGAATTGAACAAAATCTTTAAAGGTTTTGGTTTAGGCGGATTTTATAGATACGGTCCAAACCAATTATTGAGATTTGAAGATAATATTGCGGTTAAGATTTCTTATGTTCTTGATCTTGGGCTTTAA
- the truB gene encoding tRNA pseudouridine(55) synthase TruB has protein sequence MKTVEEYLEGQVLLIDKPLKWSSFQAVNKLKYLLINKVGLPKKFKIGHAGTLDPLATGLLLICTGKFTKRISELQGQAKEYTGTFYIGATTPSYDLETEIDQNFPTEHINEALIYETVKQFLGEIDQKPPIFSAIKKDGVRLYEHARAGESIEIASRKTTIHEFEITRIALPEVDFRVVCSKGTYIRSLAYDFGKAMNSGSHLTVLRRTKIGDYDVKNAIDITLFEEELLKK, from the coding sequence TTGAAAACGGTCGAAGAATATTTAGAAGGACAAGTTTTATTGATTGATAAACCTTTAAAATGGAGTTCATTTCAAGCTGTCAATAAATTAAAATACCTTTTAATCAATAAAGTTGGACTTCCAAAGAAATTCAAAATTGGTCATGCAGGAACGTTAGATCCTTTAGCGACTGGTCTTTTATTGATCTGTACAGGGAAATTCACCAAAAGAATTTCAGAACTTCAAGGTCAGGCAAAAGAATATACAGGAACTTTTTATATTGGAGCCACTACTCCATCGTACGATTTAGAAACCGAAATCGATCAGAATTTTCCAACAGAACATATTAACGAAGCTTTGATTTATGAAACGGTAAAACAATTTTTGGGCGAAATCGACCAAAAACCGCCAATTTTTTCTGCTATTAAAAAAGATGGTGTTCGTTTATATGAACATGCTCGCGCAGGAGAATCTATTGAAATTGCAAGCAGAAAAACTACTATTCACGAATTTGAAATCACTAGAATTGCATTACCAGAAGTCGATTTTAGAGTAGTTTGTTCCAAAGGAACGTACATTCGTTCTTTGGCTTACGATTTTGGGAAAGCCATGAATTCTGGCTCGCATTTAACTGTTTTACGCCGAACTAAAATTGGTGATTACGATGTGAAAAATGCGATTGATATTACTTTGTTTGAAGAAGAACTCCTAAAAAAATAA
- a CDS encoding thioredoxin family protein codes for MKSVVAKALFNSHSYAEYRKIVTDLLIEGKSTGNEQSESLTNYTKLNEARMNRLEKTITVSDAIAEKLQNLDNHYIWLVLSEGWCGDAAQILPILNKMALVSHKKIDLRIAFRDENDDLMSHYLTNGGRAIPKVIIICKEAGIVRADWGPRPKGATELMAKHKREVGAIDEKIKTDLQLWYLADKGISTQEELVEIMENIKYNRL; via the coding sequence ATGAAAAGCGTCGTAGCCAAAGCATTATTCAATAGTCATTCTTATGCTGAATACAGAAAAATAGTAACCGATTTATTGATTGAAGGAAAATCAACGGGAAACGAACAATCTGAAAGTTTGACCAATTACACCAAATTGAACGAGGCCAGAATGAATAGGCTGGAAAAAACGATAACAGTTTCTGATGCTATTGCTGAAAAACTTCAAAACTTAGACAATCACTATATCTGGCTAGTGCTTTCTGAAGGCTGGTGCGGAGATGCAGCTCAAATTCTTCCAATTTTAAATAAAATGGCTTTGGTTTCTCATAAAAAGATCGATCTGAGAATTGCATTTCGTGATGAAAACGATGATTTGATGAGTCACTATCTTACCAATGGCGGAAGAGCAATTCCAAAAGTGATTATTATTTGCAAAGAAGCCGGAATTGTACGCGCCGATTGGGGACCAAGACCAAAAGGAGCAACTGAATTAATGGCGAAGCATAAAAGAGAAGTTGGTGCTATTGACGAAAAAATAAAAACGGATCTGCAATTATGGTATTTGGCAGACAAAGGAATCTCAACACAAGAAGAATTAGTCGAAATTATGGAGAATATTAAATATAACCGTTTGTAG